The sequence CATGTTATCAGTGTTGCGCTCAACGATGATGACATACGTTATAAAACCAAAACAGCACCACTGCAGCCAGAGAAATGGCGACAAGAGATAAAAGGCTATTTTACAGCGATTGTCTCATGTTTAGTGATCACCTTATTTTCTCGCACATTTCTATTAGCGCTAGATAAAGCCAATTTAGTGACACTCTATTTATTGGGGGTTGTATTAATTGCGCTCTTTTTTGGCCGTCGCCCTTCTATTTTTGCCGCATTAATCAACGTTATTAGTTTTGACTTATTTTTTGTACAGCCTCACTTTTCACTCGCTGTACTGGACATGCAGTATTTAATCACTTTTACCGTCATGCTTATTGTAGGCTTAGTCGTCGGTAATTTAACAGCGGGTATGCGTTATCAAACTCGCGTCGCCCGTTACCGAGAACAACGCACTCGCCACTTATTTGAAATGACGAGAGAACTGGGTCGAGCAGTAACGTTACAAGACGTTGTTCGTACTAGCTATCATTTTTTATCCAGTGCATTTGATGCTAAGGTTTGCTTATTACTCCCCAATAAACAAGGCGAATTAATGCCTTTTCATGCGCAAGGCATGGGAGCATTACCTATTGATAATGCAATTGCACGCTGGTGTTGTGATAAAGACCAAATTGCGGGCGCAGGTACAGATACGCTGCCAAGTGTGCCTTACCAACTACACCCGATTACCGCATCTCAACAAGTTTTAGCGATTTTAGCGATCGAGCCAAATAATCTTCGCCAACTGCTTATCCCTGAACAACAGCAATTATTACAAACGTTTAATGGTTTGATTGCGAATGCGCTTGAACGATTACAACAGGCTGAAATTGCAGAACAATCTCGAATTAACATAGAAAGAGAGCAATTAAGAAATGCATTATTAGCTGCACTTTCTCATGATTTAAAAACACCCCTTACAGTGCTTTTTGGACAATCAGAAATTTTACTTCTCGATTTAAGCGCTGAAGGTTCATCCCATACAGAACAAGTTAACCAAATTCGACAGCAAATCCTGACAACTTCACGATTAGTCAATAATTTACTTGATATGGCGCGTATTCAATCTGGCGGTATTCAAGTTAATTTACAATGGAATTCGCTACAAGAAATAACGGGAAGCGCCATTCGTTCACTCTCTTATTTACTTGATAAACATCCATTACAAATTGATATTTCTGCTGAGTTATTGCTTTATTGTGATGGTAATTTAATAGAACGAGTTATCACAAACTTACTTGAAAATGCAGTAAAATATACGTCATCAAGCACAAAGCTAGGGGTAAAAGCCTATATTGAAGCCCCTAAAATTCATGTTGAAGTGTGGGATGAAGGTCATGGGATCCCCACTGAGCAACTACAACTTATTTTTAATAAATTTTCACGCGCAGTAAAAGAATCCGCCATTCCTGGTGTGGGATTAGGTTTAGCAATATGTAGCGCGATTATTCGCTTACATGAAGGTGAAATTTGGGCGGAAAACAATAAAAAAGGTGGAGCAAGTTTTCACTTTGTTCTACCTTTAAAATCACTCCCTGATATTGATGAGATTGAAATAAAACAGTGACTCCATATAACATTTTAATTATTGAAGATGAAAAAGAGATCTTACGTTTTGTTCGGCTTGCATTAGAGAACGAAGGATTTCGTGTTTATGAAGCCAATGAATGCCAACGAGGATTAATTGAAGCCGCATCAAGAAAACCTGATTTAGTGATCCTCGATCTTGGTTTACCTGATAAAGATGGCCTCTGTTTTATTCAAGACTTTCGTCAATGGAGTAGCACACCGGTTATCGTACTTTCAGCACGAGATTCAGAACAAGATAAAGTAAAAGCACTAGATGCTGGAGCGGACGATTATCTGACAAAACCCTTTGGTATTAGTGAACTCCTCGCCAGAGTCAGAGCATCACTACGCCGTTTTGTTAAACAAGAAACACAGAGCTCACAATTTTCTTTTGGTGATATTACAATTGATTGGGTTAATCGTCTTGTTACTCGTCAAAATGAACCTGTTCATTTAACGCCAACAGAATTTCGTTTGCTAAGTGAATTGGTTAATAATAGTGGTAAAGTGCTTACGCAGCGGCATTTAATGCAACATGTCTGGGGGCCTAATTTTGTTGAACATAGCCACTATTTACGCATTTATATGGGACATTTACGCCAAAAACTAGAAGCAGATCCCGCATGTCCAGTGCATTTAATGACCGAAACGGGGATCGGCTATCGATTTATGCCTTAATCTTCTTCATGAGATTATATGATTAAGCCATCGCCGAAATCGTTTTTCTAAAACGTAATAAAGCCAAGGCGAAAAAGACGGAACCAATAATAATCAAGATAATAAATTGTGGCCACACAATTGAGAAGTCAGCACCACGATATAAAATAGCCTGAGCTAAGCTAACAAAGTGCGTAGTTGGCATTGTTTGCATTACATCCTGTACAAACTGAGGCATGCTTTCTCGTGATGTCATCCCTCCTGATAACATATTCAATGGTAACAATACCATAATCATCAATAAACCAAATTGAGGCATTGAACGAGCCATTGTTCCTAAAAAAATGCCGATTGAGGTTGTCGCAAATAAGCTTAAAGCAACACCACACATAAACAGCAGAACAGAGCCTTCGATAGGAACATGGAGTAAAGATTTCACAACTAATACTAACGACATGACTGATGCCAATAAGACAACCAACCCCATTGACCATATCTTAGAAAGCATAATTTCAAAAGGCGTTACTGGCATAACCAGTAAGTGCTCAATGGTACCATGTTCACGCTCTCGGATTAATGCAGCCCCAGTTAATACTATCGATAACATAGTGATATTATTAATAATTGCCATAACAGAACCAAACCAAGATTGTGTCAGATTCGGGTTAAAACTCATTCTAATTTCCAAATCAACAGGCAGTGGATCATTGGTTCTATTTTTCGCTAAAAAGGTTTTTGCTTCCCCCATGACAATGTTTTGAATATAGCTATTACCTAAGAAAGCTTGGCTCATCCTCGTTGCATCAATATTAACTTGTATTTCAGGTTTTCGACCCGCTAAGAGATCTCGCTGAAAATTAGGTGGAATATCAAGTGCAAAGGTATAAGTACCTCTATCCAATAAACCATCAATTTGCTCAGGCGTAATATCAGCTGGGGGTAAGAAATAAGGCATATAAAAACTATTTACAATACGTGCAGATAGCTGTGATTTGTCCTGATCCGCAACGGCAATCGGTGCGTGATGTAACGAACCAGGTGTAACCGTCGCTGATGAATAAATTGACACCGTAAAGGCAAACACAATTAACGCCAGCATAGCTTTATCACGAGAGAGACTGCGTAGCTCTTTTACGCCTAAATTAAACACATTTTGAATTGTGCGCCACATTTAAGCCTCCTGCTTTTTCAAGAAAAAGACACTCAACCCAATCACAATTGGGATAGTGATAAGCAAAGGAATAAAAGACCAAGGTAAATCAAACAGGTTTAATCCCTTAGAGAATGTCCCTCGTGAGATAGTTAAAAAGTGGGATGTAGGATAAATATGCCCTATCCATTTACCTATACCTTCCAGAGACGAAACAGGATCAATCATTCCTGAAAATTGTGTTGCTGGAATTAAGGTAATAATTGAAGTACCAAAGATGGCCGCAATCTGGCTTTTCATAAAGCAAGAAATAAGCAATCCCATTCCAGTGGCAATCGTAATATAGAGTAATGCACCTAAAGAAAGCGTTAACATACTCCCTTTAAAACTTACTCCAAACACAAAGACCGAAAGCGCACAGAGCATAAAAAAGTTAAACATACCCAATAAGATATAAGGAAATTGCTTACCTAATAAAAACTCTGCTTTGGTAATAGGTGTAACATAAAGGTTGATAATGGAGCCAAGCTCTTTTTCACGAACAACGCTCAACGCACTTAACATTGCGGGGATCATCATTAATAAAAGAGGAATAACAGCAGGTACAATTGCGGGTAAACTTTTAACATCAGGGTTATAGCGATAGCGAGTTTCGATATCAATGGGTGATAATTTATCAACCACATTTGTTGGCTGACGCATTGCCATATCAAGCATCCATGTTAAATGCATAGCCTGAATATAACCGCGAACAGTTTCAGCCCGATTAGGCATTGCACCATCGATCCAAACACCTATTTTTACAGTATTACCTTTGGCAACATCCCGTGCAAAGTTAGGTGGGATTTCAATCGCCACCGTAATATCACCACTACGTAACCGTTTTTCCAATTGGTCATAATCTGTGATGGGCGCCTTTTCAATAAAATAACGAGAGCCTGAAAGGTTTTGGCTATATGCCTGACTTAACCCTGTTTGATCTCTATCCATAATACCGAAGCGTAAATTTTCAACATCCAAACTAATGCCGTAACCCATAATAAACATCAGGATCACCGTACCTAACAGCGCTAAAGTAAGACGTACAGGATCTCGGCGTAATTCCATACCTTCACGAATACTATAACTAAATAAACGTCGTAAGCTAAATCTTTGTTTTAACGCTTTTTCCGCACTTTCATGAGTGGATGCTGGAAGTTGTAGGCTTTTTTCATCAAGTTCAGGTGCTTCTTGCTCACCAGATGCTTTTTTAAGGTAATCAATAAAAACGGCTTCAAGCGTATCAAATTGGCTATTTTTAACTAAATTTGCAGGTGTATCTGTGACTAATACTTTACCCGCATGCATCAGTGACATTCGGTCACAACGTGCAGCTTCATTCATAAAGTGAGTTGAAATAAAAATAGTGACACCGTCACGTCTTGATAAATCAACCATCAAGTTCCAAAACATATCTCGTGCAATAGGGTCAACCCCTGAAGTCGGCTCATCCAATATCAACATTTCAGGTTTATGGATAACAGCAACGGCGAGCGATAAACGCTGACGAATACCTAATGGCAACCCATCGGGCATCATTTCTTCAACATCAGTTAAATTAAAACGCTCACTCATTTCCTTAACACGTTGAGGAATGTCCTCTTCTGGAATATGAAAAAGCTTGGCATGTAATTCAAGGTTTTGACGTACAGTCAATTCACTATAAAGTGAAAATGCTTGAGACATATAGCCAACACGTCGGCGCGTTTCAATATCTTTAGGATCAACTTCTTGACCAAATAACCAAGCTCGCCCTTCACTCGCCTCAAGTAAACCTGTCAGCATTTTCATGGTGGTCGATTTACCACAACCATTTGATCCTAAGAATCCAAAAATTTCACCTTTAGGAATACGAAAGCTTACATGGTCTACGGCAACAAATTGTCCAAAACGCATGGTTAAATCTTGTGCTTCAATGGCGATAGTATCATCGTCACTTTTATCTCTGGGAGGGATAATCACTTTTTGGTGATCTTTCTTTTTCTCTTCTGGCAATAACTCGATAAAAGCAGCTTCTAATTCATCAGTATGAGTTTGAGCTTTTAATTCATCAGCGTGACCTGTTGCTAATATTTTTCCTGCATCCATAGCAACCAACCAATCAAAACGCTCAGCTTCTTCCATATACGCGGTCGCAACTAATACGCTCATATTTTTTTTGCGCTTACGTATACGATTAATTAACTCCCAAAATTGTGCTCGTGATAATGGGTCAACGCCCGTAGTCGGTTCATCAAGAATGAGTAATTCTGGATCATGAATAAGCGCACAACATAACCCCAGTTTTTGTTTCATTCCTCCTGAAAGTTTACCCGCAGGTCTATCTCGAAATGGCGCTAACCCCGTACTTTCAAGTAAGTCATTTATGCGTTCTACCCGCTCTTGTTTTGATTGCCCAAATAAACGTCCAAAGAAATCAACATTTTCAAAAACAGAAAGTGTGTGATAAAGATTTTTACCTAATCCTTGCGGCATATACGCAATAAGTGGGCAGACGGCTCTTCGGTGTTCAACATCATTCATATCACCGTTTAAAACAATTACTTGTCCTGTTTGGATTTCTCTTGCACCAGAAATAAGAGAGATCAAGCTTGATTTCCCTACACCATCAGGACCAATTAACCCGACCATTTTTCCAGCAGGAATAGCCAATGTCACATCATCAAGCGCTTTGGTATCGCCATAATGTTGGGATACATGAGTCAATTCAATGATATGAGAATGGTTTTGCGTTCTCATTGTTTGACTCATTGCGGTAATTTCACCTCTAAATCAGTTGGCCAAGATTGAGTATTATCTAAACGAATATAAGCACGTCCTGGTAAACCCGTTTTTACATATTCAAGGTGTTTTTCAAGTAATTCAGGTGAAATTCGCGCTCTTACACGGAACATGAGTTTTAATCGTTCATTATCAGTTTCAACGGTTTTGGGTGTAAATTGAGCGACACTCGCAACGTAAGTTGTTTTTGCAGGAATAACAATATGAGGTGCCGCATCTAAAATAATGTGAACTTCACTTCCTAATGCCGCTTTACCCGCCGCTTCTGTTGGTAAAAAGAACGTCATATAGACATCACTGAGATCGACCATATTTAATACACGGCCCCCCGCACCTAAAACTTCACCCGGCTCTGCGACACGATACTGAACTCGACCATTACGTGGTGCTTTTAAAATGCTGTCATCTAATTCTGCTAAAATGCGTCTTTCAGTTGCTGTTGCAGCGTCCACTTTTGTATTAGCTTGAATGATCCCTGCTTTAGCCGATTCTATTGCTGCGATGGTGGCGGTTTCTTGCGCTTTAGCGGCTTCAACGGCTGCTCTTGCCCCTTCTGTTCTAGCAATATCATCATCTAATTGTTGAATAGAAATCGCATTCGTTTTGACTAATGCACGAGAACGATTGAGTCTTTTTTGTGCGGCATCAAGCTCAGCAATACGTTGACGAACAACGGCCTGAGCAGCAAGTTGTTCACTTTTACGTTGCGACAATGCTGATTGTGCAGTCACCACACTACTTTTTGCTTGATTTAATTGCGCTTGAACTTCATGAAGTTGTTCTTTAAGTGTTCGAGTATCCATGTTTGCTAACACTTCACCCGCTTTAACAAAATCACCTTCTTGAACTAAAATAGAATCGATTCTTCCCGGAGTTTTCGTTGAAATATCAATTTCTGTTGCTTCTATTCTCCCATTACTTTGAGCAAATCCTGAAGGAAGTGTTGGTGCCTGAGATTTCCACCAAAAAATTCCCGCGGCAATAATCGCGACGAGAATAATGCTATAAACAAAAAAACGACTCTTTTTTTGATTTTTCATATAAATTATTTAACCTTCCTTTAGCCATAAAAGAATACCAAAAATATGTTTATCCGCTGTATGTAAGAAAATAGTTAAATAATGAAGCGTATTAATTTTTTATTTTATCTCTATTTAAAAATAGTTCATTTTTATTGATAAAGCTAACGTACGCACTATAAAAAAATAAAAAAACTAAAGGCTAACCTTATGAATTATAAATATTATGTCATTATAATAGAGCCTTAACTCAAATTAATGTAGTACTTTTAT comes from Proteus vulgaris and encodes:
- the kdpD gene encoding two-component system sensor histidine kinase KdpD, whose translation is MELDHDQQWQRPSPDDLLASTRTTTRGRLKIFFGACAGVGKTYAMLQEAQRLHQQGIDVLAGVVETHQRQETAALLHGLPLLPPQRIHHHGRKLVAFDLDAALARHPAVILMDELAFSNPHKCRHPKRWQDVEELLDAGIDVLTTINVQHIESLNDIVGSITGIRVQETIPDYIFDSADEVVMVDLPPDDLQQRLHEGKVYLSGQAERAIEHFFRKGNLIALRELALRRMADRVDTQVKEFRDSQGTSPVWHTTDSLMVCLGAHGGNDKLVRTAARYAAAFGCQWHAIYVETPKLHQIGEHKRRAILHSLKLAQHLGARTAILSDNQAEKAVIRYAREHNLGKVIIGQRAYQKWQWLKRWVRMRFAEKLARYAPDIHVISVALNDDDIRYKTKTAPLQPEKWRQEIKGYFTAIVSCLVITLFSRTFLLALDKANLVTLYLLGVVLIALFFGRRPSIFAALINVISFDLFFVQPHFSLAVLDMQYLITFTVMLIVGLVVGNLTAGMRYQTRVARYREQRTRHLFEMTRELGRAVTLQDVVRTSYHFLSSAFDAKVCLLLPNKQGELMPFHAQGMGALPIDNAIARWCCDKDQIAGAGTDTLPSVPYQLHPITASQQVLAILAIEPNNLRQLLIPEQQQLLQTFNGLIANALERLQQAEIAEQSRINIEREQLRNALLAALSHDLKTPLTVLFGQSEILLLDLSAEGSSHTEQVNQIRQQILTTSRLVNNLLDMARIQSGGIQVNLQWNSLQEITGSAIRSLSYLLDKHPLQIDISAELLLYCDGNLIERVITNLLENAVKYTSSSTKLGVKAYIEAPKIHVEVWDEGHGIPTEQLQLIFNKFSRAVKESAIPGVGLGLAICSAIIRLHEGEIWAENNKKGGASFHFVLPLKSLPDIDEIEIKQ
- a CDS encoding ABC transporter permease, translated to MWRTIQNVFNLGVKELRSLSRDKAMLALIVFAFTVSIYSSATVTPGSLHHAPIAVADQDKSQLSARIVNSFYMPYFLPPADITPEQIDGLLDRGTYTFALDIPPNFQRDLLAGRKPEIQVNIDATRMSQAFLGNSYIQNIVMGEAKTFLAKNRTNDPLPVDLEIRMSFNPNLTQSWFGSVMAIINNITMLSIVLTGAALIREREHGTIEHLLVMPVTPFEIMLSKIWSMGLVVLLASVMSLVLVVKSLLHVPIEGSVLLFMCGVALSLFATTSIGIFLGTMARSMPQFGLLMIMVLLPLNMLSGGMTSRESMPQFVQDVMQTMPTTHFVSLAQAILYRGADFSIVWPQFIILIIIGSVFFALALLRFRKTISAMA
- the rbbA gene encoding ribosome-associated ATPase/putative transporter RbbA is translated as MRTQNHSHIIELTHVSQHYGDTKALDDVTLAIPAGKMVGLIGPDGVGKSSLISLISGAREIQTGQVIVLNGDMNDVEHRRAVCPLIAYMPQGLGKNLYHTLSVFENVDFFGRLFGQSKQERVERINDLLESTGLAPFRDRPAGKLSGGMKQKLGLCCALIHDPELLILDEPTTGVDPLSRAQFWELINRIRKRKKNMSVLVATAYMEEAERFDWLVAMDAGKILATGHADELKAQTHTDELEAAFIELLPEEKKKDHQKVIIPPRDKSDDDTIAIEAQDLTMRFGQFVAVDHVSFRIPKGEIFGFLGSNGCGKSTTMKMLTGLLEASEGRAWLFGQEVDPKDIETRRRVGYMSQAFSLYSELTVRQNLELHAKLFHIPEEDIPQRVKEMSERFNLTDVEEMMPDGLPLGIRQRLSLAVAVIHKPEMLILDEPTSGVDPIARDMFWNLMVDLSRRDGVTIFISTHFMNEAARCDRMSLMHAGKVLVTDTPANLVKNSQFDTLEAVFIDYLKKASGEQEAPELDEKSLQLPASTHESAEKALKQRFSLRRLFSYSIREGMELRRDPVRLTLALLGTVILMFIMGYGISLDVENLRFGIMDRDQTGLSQAYSQNLSGSRYFIEKAPITDYDQLEKRLRSGDITVAIEIPPNFARDVAKGNTVKIGVWIDGAMPNRAETVRGYIQAMHLTWMLDMAMRQPTNVVDKLSPIDIETRYRYNPDVKSLPAIVPAVIPLLLMMIPAMLSALSVVREKELGSIINLYVTPITKAEFLLGKQFPYILLGMFNFFMLCALSVFVFGVSFKGSMLTLSLGALLYITIATGMGLLISCFMKSQIAAIFGTSIITLIPATQFSGMIDPVSSLEGIGKWIGHIYPTSHFLTISRGTFSKGLNLFDLPWSFIPLLITIPIVIGLSVFFLKKQEA
- a CDS encoding HlyD family secretion protein, whose amino-acid sequence is MKNQKKSRFFVYSIILVAIIAAGIFWWKSQAPTLPSGFAQSNGRIEATEIDISTKTPGRIDSILVQEGDFVKAGEVLANMDTRTLKEQLHEVQAQLNQAKSSVVTAQSALSQRKSEQLAAQAVVRQRIAELDAAQKRLNRSRALVKTNAISIQQLDDDIARTEGARAAVEAAKAQETATIAAIESAKAGIIQANTKVDAATATERRILAELDDSILKAPRNGRVQYRVAEPGEVLGAGGRVLNMVDLSDVYMTFFLPTEAAGKAALGSEVHIILDAAPHIVIPAKTTYVASVAQFTPKTVETDNERLKLMFRVRARISPELLEKHLEYVKTGLPGRAYIRLDNTQSWPTDLEVKLPQ
- the kdpE gene encoding two-component system response regulator KdpE, whose product is MTPYNILIIEDEKEILRFVRLALENEGFRVYEANECQRGLIEAASRKPDLVILDLGLPDKDGLCFIQDFRQWSSTPVIVLSARDSEQDKVKALDAGADDYLTKPFGISELLARVRASLRRFVKQETQSSQFSFGDITIDWVNRLVTRQNEPVHLTPTEFRLLSELVNNSGKVLTQRHLMQHVWGPNFVEHSHYLRIYMGHLRQKLEADPACPVHLMTETGIGYRFMP